The DNA segment gttttataaatttgacagttctttgagaaaattgtactgttttgacacatcaattgtaaattgccaaataatttccgtttcgatccaatgttaaaaactttttaaaaatgtttaaaactgttatattcagtcagcatcatatcaaataattcataaaatgactaaaaccgccccctacttgcaaaattacacgaaaatttgtgatattttagctggaaatcacgagattcgacttacgcggaaattcgagatacgcggtattttgcggccgttttcggtccccattaaccgtgtatctcggggaccgcctgtaattGTATTGATTCGTGATGTATTTTGTAGTTTTGACCTGCAACAACATTTCTTAAACATTCATATGAATCACAGAAAGGCCTAAAGCCTAAAAGCCTGCCTTATAAGCTTGAAAATTACACGCGGCAAACCCTAAAAAAGCTAGATAAAATCACGTGCTTTTAATGGTTTGTAGTGTAAATTGAGTGACAGAGTCGGCTGGCCACATGCACATAACATGTTCTGTTTTACAGTGTTCTTACATCCTCTGTTATTTGCAAATTCATCCATGCTTAGAGAACGTACACTCCTTTTCCACTGCTAGTCACATTGGAATTGCTTCATTCATTATTTTCACTTGGAGGATTTATACATTCTATTTTCCCAAATTTTCTTTAAatcctttttctttgtctAGCCTGGATCCTAAATCAGCAGCTACCattaaaaaagaatgaaatttAGTTTCCACAATTCACGAAAAACCAATTCATTACTTTCACTTTCCATCGTATGCTCTTCATCATCCATTGATGTTTCTCAAACTCCTTGCAATCATCCAAGGTAACACGATATCATCGTAAATAATTTCACTGGTGCGTTGATCTATTTCTGCTTCAAGGTTCGATGCGTCTACTAGTGCCTTTTCAACGACCCAAATTTCGAAGCCTTCAATGGTTTACATGTTTAATTGAGATGTTCTGACTTGATGTACTGCGGATCAAATCCAACCACGGCAGTACAACAAGTCAACAGATGAACTGAATAGAAAGGAAGAGTCAGAGTGTACTAGGGATGTTAACGgtggaaaaaagtaaaagaggGGAATACCTTTTTTTCGCCATGACTACCATGACGATGATTGCACTGATTTTccccttccttttttctcacaACACGCTGCTCATAGTGAGATCGCTTTCGTCTGAAAAGCGGAACGGAAAGCGACTTGCATCAAATGTCAACCCGATTTTCCGTGCTGAAATTGTCATCCGGGGTCGTATCCTGTTTGCCGTGCAATAGGGATGGTACATCTCGCCCCGGATTATCGTTCCGTGTCGCCATCCCATCCGGACTTGTCATCCCTGTTTGTCACCATGCCTTCGGCCCGTCCCAGTCAGACAGCCCTTtcttaatttacccattcgagcagttttctgtctgtcataacagtaatttaagagcaatttagcggtacgaagtgttgtcgtttgttgccagtaaaaagatataaattagaacaaaaagaatattgttttaatgatCTTTTAGTGGAAGAAGACGTCGGTGGTGTGTTTAAaactgtaaaatgtaaaaaacagcTGAGAAATAGTGTTTATTGTTGTGATATGTTGCGCTACTCAACAACGGCCAACAACGCGGGAAGGGTTTAAGCTTACGATGTAGGTAAAAACCGTGTATTCACTGATAATGTCGTTGCCCTTCTGCCTGTTCGTACCGAGTCCCCGACCGCCGCTCGGTTCCCGCTTGATGCCCTCTCATTCTCCCGAGAGACCCGACCtcctacactcacacatcacACGAAGACCCTTGCCTGTCGTCGGTGAGTGGCCTAATGTGTTAGGCAGGTTGGGCCATAACATTTATTAGTGCTATTTGTGCACCACCTTCTCCGGGTGAAGCGGCTGTTCAAGTCGagtttgctaaaaaaatacattgtaatcGTTTGTAAAAGTTAAGGACAATGATTGAATAAAACCATTAAACTGTAATATAAtacattttgtgttattttttaacaatttggccgaaaaaaataaaaataaaatagaggaaggaataggatctgtcaaaactgctcgaatgggtaaattaacgactgctaatttaccattaaattactcttaaattaccggtaatttagcggtaagataggggtaaattaagtccgatttgtctgactgggtaggatctgtcaaaactgcacgaatgggtaaattaacgactgctaatttaccattaaattactcttaaattaccggtaatttagcgGTAAGATAGGGGAAAATTAAGTCCGATTTGTCTGACTAgggtgtctgtgctccatcggatgcgattttatcggaaggcctgtcaaaattttatatgagatttgacagataacgtcggacgtgcgatttcgtcgtacgacggaatcaaaaatttttgatttcgtcggacgcagcatccgattttatctgtcaaactaaatgtgtggtgtttggcAGGaacaacttaatttttcataatcgttatatcattaaaatcatccaaataatcgcaatattaaacgaaaaagcgtttgacagcacgtgcgataaaatcgcatgcgatggagcacagacacgggccttaggCAGCGGTCAGAACTTcgtcgcatgcgattttgccgcaagtttttgtatgggatttgacgttAATGACAGCACTTGCGAATCTGCCGCATGCAgcgatgcggcaaaatcaaaatcatttgattttgccgcatcgccgcatgcgattttatttcagatgtcaaatgcCTAAAATCATATTAAATAATGATTATCTTTTTGGCTACCCGAATAAACGGTAGaccatttttatattttgagaTTGCCAAGATTTATTTAACTTTTCGAATGGTTTACAAAATTGGATGTGTCTTTGAGAAGAGaataaaaggaaaagagaTCGCGTGTAGTGTTCGCTGGGTTTCTATAAACGATGAGACGGAagcaaggtggaatgtataatgaggtgtagttatagcgcttttggcgatcccccccctgggctctgattttgacagatggttttccgcttgtatatgtattgatggattttttacgttttgcatggtcaatatttggtggagatcaatttggatgaatattttagtttattagaacacagtcCGTGATTTCCAATGAAAATTTTCCTTGGAGAACTTAAAACGTTCGCCAAACGtggaaaactaactgtcagttttcttcgtcgattcttcttccacctagctgtcaaaacgggcttataacttgacctgatatctttacggtccttggaCGGAAGTGTATTGCGCGGCCTCGTGGCTTATGTCACGTTGACATATTTGGTTAATCCGTGCGCGGTGTATGTCAGGTTGACGTTTCTTGGATAATCCGTGTGCGGTGTGTACaaaccaaggataatgtatttagaaggttgatttttatcgcttttgctgggcgacattgtgggggacatctgtcactctctccatacaaatttcaataccccgcaccagccctccccgatttttataccggagccaccggaagagaaatgtcattttgctctgaacaacttcaccttgtcatttataaagCTAAGGCTAGATGATAcccaagcgaaatttttcggggataatgaacataaactcatgccatctctttctatacatcagctctactctctcacacgcatcgatgaacttttacacatctctttgttcattgtgctatatttgaagggtttaaaactgatagataacgattcatgttcatgaactagtagtggtcaaatggtaatggtgtaatgtttgcaccatggtcgacatgagttcaattccatttttattgttttcatcgatgatttaaagttttgatttctttttaaaacatgcagctccagtaacttcagacccctttactcattgttagaaatgcgtgtttaatagtcaatctattatttttattgttttatttatttcttttaattcatttagtatcagtaccccttcatacaacaaaacaagcaaatagcacgatcatgaataatgatatggtggcgcaactggcaaagtgattcgaagtagaaatagcgatgtggttggtagcatcaaggatgaagcatgagcatgaattggaatatgagggaagggaatgaatccgaatgttcatttctatttttagctctttttttccatgggttcatccttcacgtgtgttcactatctccgaaaatgatctgtatttcgctggtcttttcagggataattcgttaacgaattatccccgaaaagaccagcgaaaaccaGCGTGGTCGGGAGCTTGGGTAGCTACTTGTATGCGGCTACAAATGACAGCTACCGATATCCTTTGTTCTTGAACTGTCAGCTTGTCGCCGCTCGTAACCCGATGTATGCGGGTTAGTGTTGGAAAGTgacattgaaaaataaaattaatttgtaaattgcataattatttcaaaaatttaaatttaatatgaaagaatatgttataaaataatttaaaattataaacagTGAGTCTCGGTAGGTAAAACGAGTAAAGGTAGGTTGGAAAcacaattattgaaaaaatatcttgtttttgttgggcACACATTTGGGGCTATTATTATCAGTTTTCTAGGAACATCCAAGCAGACATATTTGGCACGCCGGTCAAAGATATGTACCATCGAAAGATTTATTCGACATGGAAGCAATAATTGgatgatataaaaataaaataaaaacgtaAGTTTATTTGTTCTcccaaataaataatcattataGTCCTAtaattgctttgtttttagCCAATACAAGCAACGGAAAAGGTATTGCACCTGATCCAGCTGGTTGGAACCTATCCATGCCTGTGGAAGGATTCCGAGCGGCAGTACAAAAACCAGGAAATACGCCACCAGGCTTGGCGAGAAATTGGAGTAGCGCTGGACGAAAAACCTGAGGACGCccaagaaaaatggaaaaacctCATGAATACCTACAGacgaaccaaaaaagaaaTCGCTCGAAGCCAAACAACGGGTTCCGGTAAGGTAATTCACtttttattaaacttttttagTATTCACAGAGTACAAACCAGGctgttttcaaaaataatattttatttgtgttttggtGCTGTTAGGCGCCAGCAAAATCTTGTAGGATGTGTGGTACGGCTACGAAGCCATGTCGTTTCTGCACGACACGGTTGTTCCGCGTCGAACGCTAAATAGTGTAagtaaaaaagtgtgtgtgtagaatgGTAGTGGTTGCCGGCTGAATTTTACATTAAGTTATTCTACGAGGCTGTGGTAGAGAAAACGGAAGTGGATCGTTTAATTTCAAATGTCGCGCCAAGTGCAATCGCATGATTTGCGACACTCTAGTCGGTCTCAAAGCAACATGTCGAAGAGGTAACATTGAAGTAGTGGATTCAACGTTAGATTCTTCAGATGTAGATGCCATATTTCTAGAGCGTGCAAGAAGTGTTGAATTATAGTTCCAAAGTAGATGTCTGCGTTTGAAATTGTGCAGATGTATTGTTGCAAGGACAACTTTTTCCGCTACATCTGGTTCCAATTCCATTGGTTTTGCCAAAACTCTCCACACCTTTGCATCAATACCAAAACCGTTTTCAACTGTTCGACGAGCGCGTGAATGTCTGTAATTGAACAAACGTTCAATTGAGTTTGCTGCATGCATTCCGCTGAAAGGTCGAAGGCAATATTCTTTAAATGCAAAGGCTTGATCACCCAAAAAGAAATATAGCACCTCGATGTTGTAGGGAATTTGCAAAATTTCAGGAGCAGGTATATTTAACTCCCGTCGCTCCAGCCTTTCATAAATAGCACTGTTTGCTAAGACACCTCCATCTGAGATACGCCCTTGACAACCGACATCAGCAAAAATAAAGTTGCAATTTGCGTCCACTATACCCAACAGCACGATGCTAAAGTTTTGTTTGTAGTTGAAAAATTGGCTTCCAGTATTTGCAGGCTGTTTTAACGTTACATGTTTTCCATCAATGGACCCTATTACGTGGGGAAAattccatttttcttcaaaGACTTTTGAGATCTTGAGCCATTCTGTAGCATTAGACGGTAActgaaacgaaataaaattaaaataaattttattatatatttttacagGCAAATCTGGTAAAAACCCCTACGGCGTCAACCTCCAACGCTTGCTCTACAACCACCTCCACAGCTGCCCCTACAGCTACCTCCACC comes from the Anopheles coluzzii chromosome 2, AcolN3, whole genome shotgun sequence genome and includes:
- the LOC125908318 gene encoding uncharacterized protein LOC125908318, with translation MPPDYSENGLMEPVEAAVEVEVAVGAAVEVEVAVGAAVEVEGFLPDLPVKIYNKIYFNFISFQLPSNATEWLKISKVFEEKWNFPHVIGSIDGKHVTLKQPANTGSQFFNYKQNFSIVLLGIVDANCNFIFADVGCQGRISDGGVLANSAIYERLERRELNIPAPEILQIPYNIEVLYFFLGDQAFAFKEYCLRPFSGMHAANSIERLFNYRHSRARRTVENGFGIDAKVWRVLAKPMELEPDVAEKVVLATIHLHNFKRRHLLWNYNSTLLARSRNMASTSEESNVESTTSMLPLRHVALRPTRVSQIMRLHLARHLKLNDPLPFSLPQPRRIT